In Anthonomus grandis grandis chromosome 5, icAntGran1.3, whole genome shotgun sequence, the following are encoded in one genomic region:
- the LOC126736192 gene encoding uncharacterized protein LOC126736192 isoform X2 produces the protein MPKMSKKSAKTTRLQNKEKYMSSKMVKKDSGDKKENLEIPGKPINLQQKLPKDMVPEDSTSKVKFNEIVTQFNKRKSLTVIDDNDALSSKIVTQKKQKVNDSFKKISPIDKIEKKPEPTRTNHPTKFELALREGPTIVCSCCLRLWFPTSCKKIDLQVLKNKFGNQFTTQICNDGVFFCKSCSLNIYKGQLPKFWSGNHNIVHPIPVELKDLTILEERMVSARLPFMQIRQVGYARQCYITGQIVNVPINIDTSTKLLPRNVEETQTIQVKLKRKMNYKNDYLLETIRPAVVLKAAKFLCQQPLYIQEGIKQSDDWEKNINGYLRSQVESSAQILNEGSKVVELDSKTVCSENFEELFDNAFFETMEVPLESKNDDKNIQKESSIEKNNLYNLEEFLDEEEEPLNPGGQETLLDKCNLENICFAPGEGKTPIHLMLDQFSDELSFPTLFCGHAKQFLTKFSYSDQTKIQLQHKDRRFARTDYLLYTFKKRQLIQLSSAIATCLRKKRNEDGKYTAGQVRQANFLDQLIRSDMGFHFLSRIAGSPAYWKHEKTKLLCMIRQFGIPTLFFTVSAAETAWPELIKVLAQVVDQKDVTLEEAASMPYLEKTRLIRTDPITCARYFDYRFKLLFKHMKSQNGPFKQNPIEHHYYRIEFQHRGSPHVHGLLWLSNAPKFQETPESFKECAEFANRYITCNSDLESVRDIIQFNTHHHSKSCQKEVRGHKVCRYGIPFLPMDKSVILTPIKIDKTKEADLRKAMSEKFLMIMRRLKDKPDLSFENFLADLGMSKDEYLNVIQHNIFKTTLFLERQPKDGFINNFNAEMFSMMKSNMDIQLVFEPYGCCTYIVNYINKSQRGVSDILMKTMEEIKKGNLDVKGKLKSLAAAFLNASEVSAQEAAYSVLQLPMHDTCTSYVYIHTNPIKERTKMLKPLTELKAMDNDDPNIYCDGLIEHYEQRPNEMENICLAEFAAYYDFFKKQAETKANGLPLKDGSGVLVKRGHAKILAYRSYGLQQDPLNYYREQIMLYIPWRNEVDEVENENIDQQTIYKDRYQEIVTNRQKFNVLDEQVIDEALKLAEDRSNQLDDGGFGGEIDDEFMPYGLDNPIYDPFNHIIDKKDDEAPVKHIAFPTPHQISDSEYEALISKLNHKQYQFLNVVQDSLIEGEAFYCTLSGPAGTGKSHLITAITQSLLRHFNSIPGNNPESLKVLLCAPTGKAAFNIGGITLHAALSLPVSQYGEQLIPLHHDTLNTIYCNLCDLKLIIIDEYSMVGARLFDHINSRLQQIFKSDAIFGNIPIILCGDNRQLPPVRDMYIFCPVKTNPYKELCGTYLWDHFRYFELTEIMRQKEDKSFAVALNNMAFGKMTDEDVQLIKSREVDNIDLIPEDTMHLFATNREVDAFNEMKLSTFQTERAVSQARDVIKGSCSERLKHLFLEHAKSLKKSESFGLMLNLILQVDAKYMISMNIDTSDGIVNGATGILRQIDYDQNKVPYRVWMEFFDSKSGKECRKRNESLRKSMYLSPTWTPIERAARAVKIQKGSNVHVERLQFPLLISEGITIHKSQGATYEQVAVHIGNGMTRTSTYVACSRATKLSGLYIIVIHLYSRFYFNRDQSAAFNLKKTHSTDLTMTSGYILLWQEVGWLKI, from the coding sequence ATGCCAAAAATGAGTAAGAAGTCTGCTAAGACAACAAGActccagaataaagaaaaatatatgtccAGCAAGATGGTAAAGAAAGACAGTGGTgacaaaaaggaaaatttagaaattcCTGGTAAGCCTATAAATTTGCAACAAAAGTTGCCCAAAGATATGGTTCCAGAGGATAGTACCAGCAaggtaaaatttaatgaaattgtaACACAGTTTAATAAGCGAAAATCATTGACGGTTATTGATGACAATGATGCATTGTCATCAAAAATTGTCactcaaaagaaacaaaaagttaatgattcctttaaaaaaatatcacctatagataaaattgaaaagaagccAGAACCTACTAGAACCAATCACCCAACCAAGTTTGAACTAGCATTAAGAGAAGGCCCCACCATTGTATGCAGTTGTTGTTTGCGATTATGGTTTCCCActtcatgtaaaaaaatagatctacaagtactaaaaaacaaatttggaaACCAATTCACTACACAAATTTGCAATGATGGGGTTTTCTTCTGCAAGTCTTgctcattaaatatttataaaggacAATTGCCAAAGTTCTGGTCCGGCAATCATAATATTGTTCACCCTATACCAGTTGAGCTAAAAGATCTGACTATCCTTGAAGAAAGGATGGTGTCGGCCAGGTTACCTTTCATGCAAATCCGACAGGTAGGATATGCACGACAGTGTTACATAACTGGCCAAATAGTCAATGTCCCTATAAATATAGATACTTCGACCAAATTATTGCCTAGAAATGTAGAGGAGACACAAACTATTCAGGTTAAGCTCAAgagaaaaatgaattataaaaatgattatctCCTGGAAACCATACGGCCCGCAGTTGTTCTAAAAGCGGCAAAATTTTTGTGTCAACAACCTCTTTACATACAAGAAGGCATAAAGCAATCAGAtgattgggaaaaaaatattaatggctACTTAAGATCTCAAGTAGAATCCTCTGCACAGATCTTAAATGAAGGCTCAAAAGTGGTGGAACTGGATTCTAAAACAGTGTGtagtgaaaattttgaagaattgttCGATAATGCGTTTTTCGAAACAATGGAAGTGCCCCTAGAATCTAAGAATGacgataaaaatattcaaaaagaatcttcaattgaaaaaaacaatttatacaaTTTAGAGGAATTCttagatgaagaagaagagccTTTAAATCCTGGGGGCCAAGAAACTTTGCTTGACAAATGTAACCTAGAAAATATCTGTTTTGCCCCAGGAGAAGGTAAAACGCCAATACATTTGATGCTTGACCAGTTTAGCGATGAACTCTCATTTCCTACACTTTTCTGTGGACATGCTAagcaatttcttacaaaattctccTATTCTGACCAGACGAAAATACAACTCCAGCACAAAGACAGGCGATTTGCAAGGACAGACTATCTgttgtatacatttaaaaaacgtcAACTAATCCAATTATCCAGTGCAATTGCAACATGTCTCAGAAAAAAGAGGAATGAGGATGGAAAATATACAGCTGGACAAGTAAGACAAGCAAATTTTCTAGACCAGCTGATTCGAAGTGACATGGGATTCCATTTTCTTAGTAGAATTGCAGGTTCACCTGCTTATTGGAAGCACGAAAAGACAAAATTACTGTGTATGATTCGCCAATTTGGAATCCCCACACTGTTTTTTACCGTGTCAGCAGCCGAAACAGCATGGCCCGAATTAATCAAGGTATTAGCACAAGTTGTTGATCAAAAAGATGTTACTTTAGAAGAGGccgcgagtatgccctacttaGAAAAAACTCGCTTAATTAGAACAGATCCGATAACTTGTGCCAGATACTTTGATTATCGGTTCAAACTGCTATTTAAACATATGAAGAGTCAAAATGGACCCTTTAAACAAAATCCCATAGAGCATCATTATTACCGCATAGAATTTCAACATCGTGGGTCTCCTCATGTTCACGGGTTATTGTGGTTATCCAATGCTCCAAAATTCCAAGAAACACCAGAAAGTTTCAAAGAGTGTGCCGAATTCGCGAACCGGTATATTACTTGTAATAGTGATTTAGAAAGTGTCCGTGATATAATTCAGTTTAATACGCATCATCATTCTAAATCGTGTCAAAAAGAAGTGCGGGGACACAAAGTTTGCAGGTATGGTATCCCATTCCTGCCAATGGATAAATCGGTAATTCTAACgccaataaaaattgacaaaaccaaGGAAGCGGATTTACGTAAGGCCATGTctgaaaagtttttaatgataatGCGTAGGCTTAAGGATAAACCAGATTtatcatttgaaaactttttggCTGACCTTGGTATGTCTAAGGATGAGTATCTTAATGTTATACAgcacaacatatttaaaaccactttatttttagaaaggcAGCCAAAAGATGgattcattaataatttcaatgcTGAGATGTTCTCCATGATGAAGAGTAATATGGACattcaattagtttttgagcCATATGGTTGTTGCACCTACATAGTCAACTATATCAATAAGTCTCAAAGAGGTGTatctgatattttaatgaagactatggaagaaattaaaaaaggtaatttagatGTTAAGGGCAAACTTAAATCTCTTGCAGCAGCTTTCTTAAATGCGAGCGAAGTTAGTGCCCAAGAAGCCGCCTACAGCGTGTTACAACTACCGATGCATGATACCTGTACCTCCTATGTATACATCCATACAAATCCAATCAAGGAAAGGACAAAAATGTTGAAACCATTAACAGAACTTAAAGCCATGGACAATGATGATCCCAATATTTATTGTGATGGGCTTATAGAACATTATGAGCAAAGACCCAATGAGATGGAAAACATATGTTTGGCAGAGTTTGCGGCCTACTAtgatttctttaagaaacaaGCAGAAACAAAAGCTAATGGTTTACCCTTAAAAGATGGAAGTGGCGTTTTAGTTAAAAGGGGTCATGCTAAAATTTTAGCCTACCGTAGTTATGGACTTCAGCAAGACCCTCTCAACTATTATAGGGAACAAATAATGTTATACATCCCATGGAGAAATGAAGTGGATGAAGTTGAAAATGAGAACATTGATCAACAGACCATATACAAAGATCGATaccaagaaattgttacaaatcGACAAAAGTTCAATGTCTTAGATGAACAGGTAATCGATGAAGCACTGAAACTTGCCGAAGACCGATCAAATCAATTAGACGATGGTGGATTCGGTGGAGAAATCGATGATGAGTTTATGCCTTATGGACTAGACAACCCCATTTATGATCCATTCAATCATATCATCGATAAGAAAGACGACGAAGCGCCAGTAAAACATATCGCTTTCCCAACGCCTCATCAGATAAGCGATTCAGAGTATGAAGCCCTCATAAGCAAACTGAATCACAAGCAGTATCAGTTCCTTAATGTCGTGCAAGACAGTCTAATTGAAGGGGAAGCTTTCTACTGCACACTTAGTGGTCCAGCAGGTACAGGCAAAAGTCACCTGATTACAGCAATAACTCAGTCGTTATTACGCCATTTCAATTCAATACCAGGTAATAATCCCgaaagtttaaaagttttactttgTGCGCCTACAGGTAAAGCGGCATTTAATATCGGAGGTATAACCTTACATGCGGCATTATCGTTACCCGTCAGTCAGTATGGTGAACAACTAATTCCGTTACACCATGACActttaaatactatttattgtaatttatgtgacttaaaactaattattataGATGAATATTCCATGGTTGGTGCCAGATTGTTTGACCATATTAATAGTAGATTGCAGCAAATCTTTAAGTCTGACGCCATCTTTggaaatattccaataattttatgcGGCGATAATCGTCAATTGCCCCCAGTAAgggatatgtatattttttgcccAGTAAAAACAAATCCGTATAAAGAATTATGTGGAACTTATTTGTGGGATCATTTTAGGTATTTTGAGCTTACAGAAATAATGAGGCAAAAAGAAGACAAGTCTTTTGCAGTTGCCCTAAACAATATGGCGTTTGGTAAAATGACCGATGAAGATGTGCAATTGATCAAGTCCAGGGAAGTTGACAATATTGATCTAATTCCTGAAGACACTATGCATTTATTTGCCACCAATAGAGAAGTAGATGCATTCAATGAAATGAAACTTTCTACATTTCAGACCGAGCGAGCCGTAAGTCAAGCCAGAGATGTAATCAAAGGAAGTTGCTCAGAAcgattaaaacatttatttttagaacatgctaaaagtttaaaaaaatcagagagttttggcctaatgttaaatttaatattgcaggTAGATGCTAAATACATGATTTCAATGAATATAGATACCAGTGATGGGATAGTCAATGGTGCTACAGGTATCCTGCGTCAAATAGACTATGACCAAAATAAAGTTCCATACAGAGTGTGGATGGAGTTCTTTGATTCCAAGTCAGGCAAGGAATGCCGAAAGAGAAACGAGTCCCTTAGGAAGTCTATGTATTTATCACCCACTTGGACACCCATAGAAAGAGCTGCAAGAGctgttaaaattcaaaaaggcAGCAATGTTCACGTTGAGCGTCTTCAGTTTCCTCTTTTAATCAGTGAAGGAATTACAATCCACAAAAGTCAAGGTGCCACCTATGAACAAGTAGCTGTTCACATTGGTAATGGAATGACGAGAACCAGTACCTATGTGGCATGCAGTCGGGCTACAAAGCTAAGTGGCCTCTACATAATTG